The DNA sequence CTCTTCTACAATATATTGGATAGCGGGCTTGTCTACGATCGGAAGCATCTCTTTGGGCATACTTTTGGTTGCGGGCAGAACACGGGTTCCCAGACCAGCCGCAGGAATAACTGCTTTGGTGATTTTCATATATTTCAACTCCTGTTAAAAAAAATAGAAAAGAATCCACAATATAAAAAGTATCTTTTGCCGCTGAATTTCCACTACATCAAGAAATAGATGGAATTGGAGGCAATCAGGGAACAGACCAGCGCGATGGTTAGCCAGACGATGCTGACGCCGCCCTTTTCCTGATACTGAATCATAGCTTCATTTTCGTCGGTGGCGGATGCGTCAATTTCCTTGACAATGCCAACACAGTGTTTTCGATACATCTTATTGGCGGTACAGCCGATAATAATGTGAATGACCAAAACGGCAATCGGCATGATTTCTGGCAGGAAGAACAGGGCCTGTTGTCCGGCAGGAAGCTGCATCACCTTACCGGCTACCTGATACATTTGCTGCATGGACAGGGATGTGGTGCTGGAAAAGCCCAGACTGTTCATAATCTGAAGCAGAAGTGGATTGGAAAAGCGGGCAGTCAGGAATTGGCCTGTTATCTCCAGTGCCAAAACAATGACAGTCAGAATGGCACCCAGCCGGTACAGTTTGCGGTACAGCATCCATGCACCGCCCAGCAGGAAAGCGGCAAAATTGAAACGCCGTTTGTGGAATTTCACCGCGTTGACAAATACAGGAAGATAGTAGCTGGTGTTGCTCTGTACAACCTTCGCTACTTCTCCGGCTTTTGCGCCGTTGATTGATTCATCCGGACTGACGCCGGCCATGGGGTCAAAGACAAAGGGCATTTGCCCATAAGGCCAGCCGTTCGGCGGTGTCTGCCCATAGGGTGTCTGCCCCGGCCGCTGACCGGTCGGTCCCTGCCCATACGGCGGCACAGCGCTGTTGTCTGTGCCGCCGTTTTCCACTGCACGGGGCAGCGGTGTGCCGCAGTGCTCACAAAACAGAGCGCCTGCTGCATTGCTGTGACCGCAGTGCGGGCAGCGGAGTGCTTCTCCGTCAGTCTGCTGGTCCTGCGGCGGCTCCCAGGACCAGCCGCTGCCGTGTTTGTCTTCAAAAAGGCAGTGACCGACCTTTTGGTAACAGGCGCGGTGGTAGGGAGCACCGCATTCCGGGCAGACAACAATATCATCTTTTGGAAGAAAAGGCTTGCCGCATACGGGGCATTTTGTTCCACTCAAGTCGGTCATGTTTATATCCTCCCATATCATAATGGTACCATTTACCTACTGCAACTATCGCAGTATCCATATTATTGTATCGGTTTTTGTGACATACTGCAAGTTTTTACGGTGAAGTTTTAATTTCTATTCACAATTTCTTTCTGCTTCTTCAGTTCGTGAATTCTGCGGCCAGCTGCGCATTCCCAAAAGACACTGCGGCGTTTCCTTTACAATTACGGGGGAATCGCTTATAATAATACCATTATTAAAGTAAAAAAATGTTACGGCTGTATGATGGTCCTGTGAAAAGCGGCGACAGCCCTGCGGCGGGGCAGACAAAATGCTGCGACAATTATAACGCATTCTTTTAGAAAGTAGGATGGAAACGGTATGCTGCAATATGAAGAACTCAGACAAAAGTTAAACGATATGCTTCCAGCGCTGAATGACCTGGAGGACGCCCTGGGCCTCAAAGCCATGCACAACGAAATTGAGGAGCTGGACATGAAGGCGAGCGAACCGGGTTTCTGGGACGACATGGAAAGGTCACAGAAAATTCTGCAGCGTTCCGCACACCTGAAAGATAAAATCAATTCCTATGAAAAGCTGCGCAGCAAATGGGACGACGCCATGACACTGTGTGATTTGGCTGATGAGGAAAACGACCTTTCTCTTCTGCCGGAAGCGGAGAATACGGTCAAAGAGCTGGAGGATGCTTTGGAGCAGCAGCGTCTGCAAACATTGCTGACCGGCGAGTATGACACTAAGAATGCAATCCTTACGTTCCACGCGGGCGCAGGAGGTACGGAAGCACAGGACTGGGCGGAAATGCTGTACCGAATGTATACACGCTGGAGTGAGCGCCACAGCTTTAAGGTTAAGCTATTGGATTATCTGGACGGCGAAGAAGCCGGCTTGAAGAGTGCCAGTATTCTGATTGAGGGCGAAAATGCGTACGGATTCCTGAAAGGGGAGAACGGCGTTCATCGTTTGGTGCGTGTTTCTCCATTTGACGCTTCCGGCAGACGGCACACATCGTTTGCATCTGTAGAGGTTATGCCGGAAATTGATGACACCATCAAAGTGGATATTGACCCTGCGGATATTAAAATGGACGTTTATCGTGCCAGCGGTGCCGGCGGACAGAAGGTCAACAAGACCAGCTCCGCTGTCCGTCTGACGCATATTCCCACGGGTATTGTGGTTGCGTGTCAGGTGGAACGCAGCCAGTACCAAAACCGTGATGTGGCTATGCGTATGCTGAAAAGTAAGCTGATGGAAATTAAAGAGCGTGAGCACCTGGAAAAGATTGACGATATTAAAGGTGTGCAGAAAGAAATTGCATGGGGTTCCCAGATACGCTCCTATGTCTTTATGCCGTATACGATGGTAAAAGACCACCGCACCAATTACGAAACCGCCAACGTGAATGATGTCATGGACGGCAATCTGGATGGATTCATCAATGCTTATCTGAAGGCATTGAGCCAGAATGAACTGAACGCTGCGGCAGGCAGTGAATCCTAAGTACCTATTTTATAAATAAAAAAAGGCTGCTGGAAGGGTAAAACTTCCGGCAGCCTTTTTGCGGTTTTCAGCGGTGCTTCATTTGTCTTACATCGTTTCCTACGAAAGGAATACAGGTATAGCTGCCAATGACACGGGAGGAGAACCGCTCGGTGTAATATTCAGTTAATTCTTTTAAAGAAAGGTTTGTGCTGATGATAACGGGCTTTTCCGTCAGCTGGCGGGAATTGATGATATTATAGATAGCGGCAACGGTAAAACTGCTCCGGAACTCTGTGCCCAAATCATCCAGAATCAGCAAGTCACAGTTTAAAAGGCTGTTCATGGTGTCACCTCTGCTGCGGCCAAAGTGTTCGTCCTGCAGCTTTTTCAGCAAGTTCTCGGCGGAACCGTATACCACGCCAAAGCCCCGCTCGGTTACCCGGCCGGCAATGGCAAGGGATAGGTGTGTTTTGCCAAGGCCGGTTTTGCCGGTCATCAATAGACTTTCTGTGGTGTGCGCATTGAAAGTTTCGGCGTATTTTCGGCAGTATAAAAAAATGCGTTCCATCATTTGCTGGGGGGAGCTGCCGTTTATTTGGGGCGTTTCCGGATAATAAGAAACGTCAAAGCTTTCAAAGCTGCACAGTTTCAGCGGGGTGTCCGCGTTCAGTCGGCGCAGCGCTTCTTCTTTTAGCAGTGATTTCATGCAGCGGCACATTCGTCCGTCTATATTGCCGCGGTCCTGGCACAGGGGACAGTGATAGTGCGGCTCCAAATCCGCCTCTGTCATGTTTTGCTGTGCCAGCAGCGCCCGCAGTTCTTCCCGCAGCGCATGGCTGCGGCGGCGCAGCTGCTCCAGATTCTGACGAACATCTCCGCCGTGCAGAACAGCTCGTGCGGCGGCGGTGCCCGCGCGGCTCAGTTTCCGG is a window from the Caproicibacterium lactatifermentans genome containing:
- a CDS encoding RING finger protein, giving the protein MTDLSGTKCPVCGKPFLPKDDIVVCPECGAPYHRACYQKVGHCLFEDKHGSGWSWEPPQDQQTDGEALRCPHCGHSNAAGALFCEHCGTPLPRAVENGGTDNSAVPPYGQGPTGQRPGQTPYGQTPPNGWPYGQMPFVFDPMAGVSPDESINGAKAGEVAKVVQSNTSYYLPVFVNAVKFHKRRFNFAAFLLGGAWMLYRKLYRLGAILTVIVLALEITGQFLTARFSNPLLLQIMNSLGFSSTTSLSMQQMYQVAGKVMQLPAGQQALFFLPEIMPIAVLVIHIIIGCTANKMYRKHCVGIVKEIDASATDENEAMIQYQEKGGVSIVWLTIALVCSLIASNSIYFLM
- the prfB gene encoding peptide chain release factor 2, producing MLQYEELRQKLNDMLPALNDLEDALGLKAMHNEIEELDMKASEPGFWDDMERSQKILQRSAHLKDKINSYEKLRSKWDDAMTLCDLADEENDLSLLPEAENTVKELEDALEQQRLQTLLTGEYDTKNAILTFHAGAGGTEAQDWAEMLYRMYTRWSERHSFKVKLLDYLDGEEAGLKSASILIEGENAYGFLKGENGVHRLVRVSPFDASGRRHTSFASVEVMPEIDDTIKVDIDPADIKMDVYRASGAGGQKVNKTSSAVRLTHIPTGIVVACQVERSQYQNRDVAMRMLKSKLMEIKEREHLEKIDDIKGVQKEIAWGSQIRSYVFMPYTMVKDHRTNYETANVNDVMDGNLDGFINAYLKALSQNELNAAAGSES
- a CDS encoding ATP-binding protein — its product is MGYDRAVYDAANEILAARRLHAEQEAERRRADLYRVQPRAQEIDRKLSRAGTAAARAVLHGGDVRQNLEQLRRRSHALREELRALLAQQNMTEADLEPHYHCPLCQDRGNIDGRMCRCMKSLLKEEALRRLNADTPLKLCSFESFDVSYYPETPQINGSSPQQMMERIFLYCRKYAETFNAHTTESLLMTGKTGLGKTHLSLAIAGRVTERGFGVVYGSAENLLKKLQDEHFGRSRGDTMNSLLNCDLLILDDLGTEFRSSFTVAAIYNIINSRQLTEKPVIISTNLSLKELTEYYTERFSSRVIGSYTCIPFVGNDVRQMKHR